The genomic DNA CGGTGTGGCTGATGTTCGGCATCCTCGGCGTACCCATTCAGAAGGAGCTGAAGCTCTCCGACGTCGAGCTGTCCTGGATCAGCGCCGTCGCCGTGCTCAACGGCTCGATGTGGCGCTTGCCCGCCGGAATGCTCACCGACCGCATCGGTGGCCGCAAGGTCACGCTGTTCATGCTGGCCACCACGGCCATCCCGGCGTACTTCGTCTCCCAGGCCCGCAGCTACGCGATGCTGCTCGTCCTGGCGTTCCTCGTCGGATTCGCGGGAAACCTGTTCTCGGTGGGCATCGCCTGGAACGCGGCCTGGTTCCCGCGCCGCCGCCAGGGCTTCGCCCTGGGGGTGTTCGGCGCGGGCAACGTGGGCGCCTCGGTCACCAAGTTCATCGGCCCGCCGCTCATCGCCGGCACCGCCGGCGCGACCTACCTGGGGGTGGTCCAGGGGGGATGGCGCGTCGTACCCGTCATCTACTCGGTGCTGCTGCTGATCCTGGCCGTGCTGACGTTCGTCGTGACGCCGCGGCGCGACCGGATGCCCGGCGCCAGCAAGCCGATCGGCGAGATGCTGGAGCCGCTGAAGCACCTGCGGGTCTGGCGGTTCAGCCTCTACTACGTCGCGGTGTTCGGCGCCTACGTCGCCCTGTCGGCCTGGCTGCCGAAGTATTACATCGACAACTTCGGCATCGACCTCACGACCGCCGGCTTGCTCACGGCGGTCTTCATCTTCCCCGCGTCGCTGTTGCGCCCCGTCGGCGGCTGGCTGTCGGACCGCATGGGCGCCCGCAAGGTCATGTACGTCACCTTCGGACTCATGCTCCTCACCTCCGGCATCCTGATGATGCCGAACGGGCACATCGTCATTCATCACGCGGACGGCCGGTCGAGCGAGCACCTCTCCTACGGGATCACGCTGGTGCCGTTCACGCTGCTGATCTTCCTGCTGGGCTGCGCCATGGGCGTCGGCAAGGCCGCCGTCTACAAGCACATCCCCGAGTACTACCCCGACAACGTCGGCTCGGTCGGCGGCCTGGTCGGCATGCTCGGCGGCCTCGGCGGCTTCTTCCTGCCGCCCCTGTTCGCCTACAGCAAGCAGTGGTCCGGGTTCCCCACGAGCACCTTCTTCGTGCTGTTCCTGCTCGTCGTGGTCTGCGCCACGTGGATGCACGTGACGATCCTGCGGATGCACGAACGGCACAGCCCGCACATCTCGCGCGAGATCGACGACCATACGATTCACCCCCACCCCAGCCACCCCGACACCAGTGAGGTCATGGCATGAGCAGCGCTACCCCCGCCCCGTCGAGTGCAGATGACGCCTCGCGCACCGGCGGCGAATGGTTGACCAGCTGGGACCCGGAGAACGAGGCCACCTGGGACAAGAGCCTGGCGTGGCGGACCCTCTGGGTCACCACCTTCTGCCTCACGCTGGCGTTCGTCGCGTGGTATCTGCCCAGCGCCGTGGTCCCCAAGCTCAAGGCCCTGGGCTACGACTTCTCGGCGTCCCAGCTCTACTGGATGGCCTCCATGCCGGGCCTGGCGGCCGGCCTGCTGCGCATCGTCTGGATGGTCCTGCCCCCCATCCTGGGCACGCGCAAGATGGTCGCCGCGACGACGCTGCTGCTCGTGGCCCCCACGCTGGGCTGGGGGGTGCGGGTGATGAACCCGACCGCGCCGTACTGGGAGCTCATGGTCCTGGCGTTCCTCGCCGGCATCGGCGGCGGCGCGTTCTCCGGGTTCATGCCCTCCACGTCGTACTTCTTCCCCAAGCGCATGTCCGGCACCGCCCTGGGCATCCAGGCCGGCCTCGGCAACCTCGGCGTCTCGCTGGTCCAGCTGTTCGTCCCGATCCTGGTCGGGGTGTCCTGGCTGGGCTTCATCGGCGGCTCGCAGCAGCTCAAGGTGCCCGGCAAGCCGGTGGCGACGGTCTGGTACCAGAACGGCGCCTTCTTCTGGATCCCGCTGATGATCGTCGGCGCCGTCCTCGCGTGGATGCTGCTGAAGTCGGTGCCGATCAAGGCCAACATCCGCCAGCAGTTCGACATTTTCAACAACGTCGACACCTGGCTCATGACGCTGCTCTACATCATGACCTTCGGCACGTTCTCGGGCCTGGCCGCGCAGTTCGGCCTCCTGTCGATCAACCTGTACGGCGCGGGCAACCCCGACATCGTCTCGACGGTGGGCGGGGTCACCAAGGTCCTGGTCCCGGGCTACTCGGTGGCCGACCCGGCGACGTTCGTGTTCTGGGGGCCGCTGGTGGGCGCGGTGGCGCGGTTCGCGTTCGCGCCGCTGACCGACAAGATGGGCGGCGCGATCTGGACGCTGGTCTCCGGCATCGGGCTCATCGGCTCGATCGCCTTCACGATCTCGGCGCTCACCCCGGACGCGTCGTCGGCCGCGACGCTGCAGAGCGGGTTCACCAGGTTCTTCTGGGGCATGATGGCGATCTTCCTGTTCTCCGGGATCGGCAACGCCAGCACGTTCAAGCAGATGCCGATGATCTTCGAGAAGCGGCAGGCCGGCGGCGTGATCGGGTGGACCAGCGCGATCGCCGCGTTCGGTCCGTTCCTGTTCGGCGTGGGCCTGACACTGATGCCGGCGCCGACCTTCTACATCATCGGGATCGCCTTCGCGATCATGTGCGTCGTCATCACCTGGGTGCGCTACGCCCGGCCGGGGGCGCCCAAGCCGAGCTGACCCCTCGCCTGGCCACCGCGCACGCCGTACGACGAAGCCTCGTCGTACGGCGTGCGCCGTCAGGCCGGCTGTTTCGCGGGTGGTGACAGTTCCAGCGCGCCGCCGGCTTGGCCGCGGACCAGATCGACGAGGCACACCTGCTCGGTGACCATGGGTTGCACCCGCACGAAGACATCGGCGACGCCGAGCCGGGACAGCGTGCCGCGAATGAGGCCCAGGTGGGCGGCGCAGACGACGTCCGGGTTCTCGATCGCGGCCTCTCGCATGGGGCACTGCGACAGGGACAACCGATGGCAGCCCGGGCGGGGTTGCTCGACGGTCACGGTCTCGCGGCGGTATCCCCACCGGGCCAGCACGTCGATGAGCTCGCGGACGGGAAGCTCGGCCTCCCGGCCCGTCACCGCCGCCGCCTCGCGCGCGGTGACATTGCGCCGCGCCCAGGCGGCCCCGGCCGCGATCGAGGCGCCCGAACGCTCGGTGCGGATGCCCGGGATCGCCTCGGCCAGGACGCCGGTCAACACGACGTACGCGGACTCGTTCACCGGGACGGTCTCCGGGGCGACGGCGTACACCTTGCGTGGCCGCCCCACGGACTCCCGACGTTCGCGCTGGGCGGTGAGCACGCCGGCCTGCTCCAGCTGATCCAGGTGAAATCGCACTGTCGTCACGTGCAGATCGAGGGTGCCGGCCAAGTCGGCGGCGGCCAGCTTGCTCGGAGACTCCCGAATCAGGTCGACGATGCGCCGGCGCACCTGGGACGACAGCAGATCGTCGCGCGAGACCGTGCTCATGTCCGGTGCCCCTGTCTTGAGGATAGGGTCCACTTTATTCGGTCGAGACCGGCCTGCGCATCAGGCACCCGAACAGTAAACAGCCATACACCTGTCCAGTGGGCGGCTCAGTTAGCCGGAGCGGCCCGCCGAAGGGGTGGCGACGGCGCGGCGGGGTGGCGCTCCTCTAAATATCCCGTCCAACGGCCCGCCCGACGCGGTCCACGAATTCGGCGAGGATCTGACGCGAGGTGCCGAAGTTGAGTCGGGCGTGGCCCTGCCCGCCCGGCCCGAACGCCGGGCCCGGGTTGAGGAAGACCTTCGCGTGCTCCAGGAGCCAGCCCGACGGGTCCGCCCCGGCGAGAGCGGGGACGTCCCGGAAGTCGAGCCAGGCGAGGTACGTCGCGCGGGGCGGGGCGACGCGCAGCTCGGGGGCGACCTCGGCCAGCGCCGACACCACGTAATCCCGGTTCGCCTGCAGGAACGGCAGCAGCTCATCCAGCCACGGCGCGCCGTCCCGGTAGCTGGCGATGCTGGCCTCGATGCCCAGGGTGGAGGCGCCGTGGCTGCGCATCGGGTTGATCTTGCGCCAGGCGCGGACGTCCCCGGCGTTGGTCAGCACCGCCTGAGCGCAGCGCAGCCCCGGGGTGTTGAAGCCCTTCGAGCTGGCCAGGAGCGTGATGGTCACCTCGGGCGCGATGTCGCTCACGGTGGCCGTCGGGACATGGCGGTCGCCGAAGACCAGCGTGGCGTGGATCTCGTCGGAGATCACCCGGGCGCCGTAACGCTCCGCGAGCGCGCAGACCTCGGCCAGGTGGTCGGCGGGGAAGACGGCACCGAGCGGGTTATAGGGATTGCAGACGATGATCCCGCCGGCCCCGGCGGCGAAGGCCGCCTCGATGGCGTCGAGGTCGAACCGGTAGCCGCCCGCGCCGTCCGGCTCGGTGTGGGGCAGCATCGGCGGGTAGATGCCGCGCCGCCCGGTCACCTCGAGCACGTCGAAGAACGGCATGTACGCCGGGACGGGCAGCACGATCGGCGACCCGGCGACGGTGAAGTGATCGATGGCGAGGCGCACGCCGGTGAGCACGTCGGGCAGCAGGTGGACCCGCTGCGGATCGATGGCCCAGTCGTAGCGGGTCGCGCACCAGTCGGTCGTGGCGGTGGCCAGCCGGTCGTC from Austwickia sp. includes the following:
- a CDS encoding NarK/NasA family nitrate transporter encodes the protein MSIADPADRSERGANAVLVMSTLAFTVMFAVWLMFGILGVPIQKELKLSDVELSWISAVAVLNGSMWRLPAGMLTDRIGGRKVTLFMLATTAIPAYFVSQARSYAMLLVLAFLVGFAGNLFSVGIAWNAAWFPRRRQGFALGVFGAGNVGASVTKFIGPPLIAGTAGATYLGVVQGGWRVVPVIYSVLLLILAVLTFVVTPRRDRMPGASKPIGEMLEPLKHLRVWRFSLYYVAVFGAYVALSAWLPKYYIDNFGIDLTTAGLLTAVFIFPASLLRPVGGWLSDRMGARKVMYVTFGLMLLTSGILMMPNGHIVIHHADGRSSEHLSYGITLVPFTLLIFLLGCAMGVGKAAVYKHIPEYYPDNVGSVGGLVGMLGGLGGFFLPPLFAYSKQWSGFPTSTFFVLFLLVVVCATWMHVTILRMHERHSPHISREIDDHTIHPHPSHPDTSEVMA
- a CDS encoding NarK/NasA family nitrate transporter; protein product: MSSATPAPSSADDASRTGGEWLTSWDPENEATWDKSLAWRTLWVTTFCLTLAFVAWYLPSAVVPKLKALGYDFSASQLYWMASMPGLAAGLLRIVWMVLPPILGTRKMVAATTLLLVAPTLGWGVRVMNPTAPYWELMVLAFLAGIGGGAFSGFMPSTSYFFPKRMSGTALGIQAGLGNLGVSLVQLFVPILVGVSWLGFIGGSQQLKVPGKPVATVWYQNGAFFWIPLMIVGAVLAWMLLKSVPIKANIRQQFDIFNNVDTWLMTLLYIMTFGTFSGLAAQFGLLSINLYGAGNPDIVSTVGGVTKVLVPGYSVADPATFVFWGPLVGAVARFAFAPLTDKMGGAIWTLVSGIGLIGSIAFTISALTPDASSAATLQSGFTRFFWGMMAIFLFSGIGNASTFKQMPMIFEKRQAGGVIGWTSAIAAFGPFLFGVGLTLMPAPTFYIIGIAFAIMCVVITWVRYARPGAPKPS
- a CDS encoding helix-turn-helix domain-containing protein; the encoded protein is MSTVSRDDLLSSQVRRRIVDLIRESPSKLAAADLAGTLDLHVTTVRFHLDQLEQAGVLTAQRERRESVGRPRKVYAVAPETVPVNESAYVVLTGVLAEAIPGIRTERSGASIAAGAAWARRNVTAREAAAVTGREAELPVRELIDVLARWGYRRETVTVEQPRPGCHRLSLSQCPMREAAIENPDVVCAAHLGLIRGTLSRLGVADVFVRVQPMVTEQVCLVDLVRGQAGGALELSPPAKQPA
- a CDS encoding aminotransferase class I/II-fold pyridoxal phosphate-dependent enzyme; this encodes MPIVTLTPEQLRARHTMKWTRFAPDVLPLWVAEMDLETCPAVGAAVREAAAREVFGYPTHDDRLATATTDWCATRYDWAIDPQRVHLLPDVLTGVRLAIDHFTVAGSPIVLPVPAYMPFFDVLEVTGRRGIYPPMLPHTEPDGAGGYRFDLDAIEAAFAAGAGGIIVCNPYNPLGAVFPADHLAEVCALAERYGARVISDEIHATLVFGDRHVPTATVSDIAPEVTITLLASSKGFNTPGLRCAQAVLTNAGDVRAWRKINPMRSHGASTLGIEASIASYRDGAPWLDELLPFLQANRDYVVSALAEVAPELRVAPPRATYLAWLDFRDVPALAGADPSGWLLEHAKVFLNPGPAFGPGGQGHARLNFGTSRQILAEFVDRVGRAVGRDI